The Camelina sativa cultivar DH55 chromosome 14, Cs, whole genome shotgun sequence genome includes a window with the following:
- the LOC104741909 gene encoding probable glucan endo-1,3-beta-glucosidase BG4, with translation MIYSSKKLFLFFLSCIIMISNYNTSGFLTATNSVGLNYGLLGDNLPTPSNVLNLYKSIGIKKIRIFDPSTEVLKALRDHGNIEVTVGVRDQDLAALAASEEAVKGWFVTNIEPYLADVNISFITVGNEVIPGPIGPQVLPVMQSLTNLVKSRNLPISISTVVAMSNLEKSYPPSTGKFTSQAREQLVPVLKLLSQTSTPILVNIYPYFPYASDPSNIRLDYATFNTEAIVVQDGPLGYSNMFDAIFDAFVWAMEKEGVKGLPMVVSETGWPSAGNGNLTTPDIAATYNRNFVKHIVSGKGTPKRPNKGFDGFLFATFNENQKPAGTEQNFGLYNPTGMKPIYKLF, from the coding sequence ATGATCTATTCCTCTAAAAAgctgttcttgttcttcctctccTGCATTATAATGATATCCAACTACAACACTAGTGGCTTCTTAACCGCAACAAATAGCGTTGGTTTGAACTACGGCCTCCTCGGAGATAACCTCCCAACTCCGTCCAATGTTCTCAACCTTTACAAGTCCATAGGCATTAAAAAAATCCGAATCTTCGACCCCAGCACAGAGGTTCTTAAAGCCTTACGCGACCACGGCAATATTGAAGTTACTGTTGGCGTTAGGGACCAGGACTTGGCTGCTCTTGCAGCTAGCGAAGAAGCTGTTAAGGGCTGGTTTGTGACCAACATCGAGCCTTACTTAGCCGACGTCAACATTTCGTTCATTACTGTTGGTAATGAAGTCATCCCTGGACCAATCGGTCCGCAAGTGCTTCCGGTCATGCAGTCTCTCACCAACCTCGTCAAGTCAAGGAATCTTCCGATCTCGATAAGCACGGTGGTGGCTATGTCGAATCTCGAGAAATCATACCCACCGTCCACTGGAAAGTTCACGTCCCAGGCGCGAGAACAACTTGTCCCCGTGCTAAAACTGTTGTCTCAAACAAGTACGCCTATCCTCGTCAATATTTACCCTTACTTCCCTTACGCATCCGACCCATCGAACATCCGTCTCGACTATGCTACCTTCAACACTGAGGCCATCGTAGTCCAAGATGGACCATTGGGCTATTCAAACATGTTTGATGCAATCTTCGACGCATTCGTGTGGGCAATGGAGAAGGAAGGCGTGAAAGGTTTACCAATGGTGGTGTCCGAGACCGGATGGCCATCAGCCGGAAATGGGAACCTAACCACACCGGATATCGCGGCTACCTACAATAGAAATTTTGTGAAGCATATAGTAAGCGGAAAAGGGACGCCTAAGAGGCCCAACAAAGGCTTCGACGGGTTTCTATTCGCAACGTTCAACGAAAATCAAAAGCCGGCCGGTACTGAACAGAATTTTGGGTTGTACAATCCTACTGGTATGAAACCCATCTATAAGCTATTTTAA
- the LOC104741910 gene encoding transmembrane protein 120 homolog, which translates to MEVEEEVKRIVEQVKELHDSSTSFVSSSSQEELSLRKRASVVDSSIRRLHSTLVSDKHLDPKLFEKLEEDLQRARCMLADGDTSSFLPSKPQGRFVRMFLGPVNVKASRKDIQLKVKEEYNSYRDRTALLFLVFPAILLTLRSYVWDGCLPAFPVQLYQAWLLFLYAGLVMRENILRANGSDIRSWWLYHHYFAMAMALVSLTWEIKGQPNCVQKQKGVLLFLQWAMMQGVAMLLQNRYQRQRLYTRIALGKAKRMDVVWGETAGVDGQLLLLFPILFTLQGFEAYVGLQLLRTVFMGVVAEWQVLVCGILLVVMAIGNFINTVETLMVKSRFKAKMKRSKSRAELD; encoded by the exons atggaggttgaagaagaagtgaaacgAATCGTCGAACAAGTTAAAGAGCTTCACGACTCTTCCACCTCCttcgtatcttcttcttcccaagaAGAGCTCTCTCTCCGTAAAAGAGCCTCCGTCGTTGACTCATCAATCCGCCGTCTCCACTCAACCCTTGTCTCCGACAAGCATCTCGATCCCAAACTTTTCGAAAAG CTAGAGGAGGATCTGCAACGTGCTAGATGCATGCTTGCTGATGGAGACACTTCATCGTTTCTTCCCTCCAAACCTCAAG GACGCTTTGTAAGAATGTTTTTGGGACCTGTGAATGTTAAAGCTTCACGGAAAGATATACAGCTTAAAGTTAAAGAAGAATACAATAGCTACAGA GATAGGACagctcttctttttcttgttttccctGCAATTCTTTTGACATTAAGATCTTATGTGTGGGATGGATGTTTGCCTGCATTCCCTGTTCAGCTCtatcag GCTTGGCTTCTGTTCCTTTATGCTGGTTTGGTTATGCGAGAGAACATTTTGAGAGCTAATGGGAGTGATATCCGTTCATG GTGGCTTTATCATCATTATTTTGCCATGGCAATGGCCCTTGTCAGTCTCACTTGGGAAATCAAAGGTCAACCAAACTGTGTTCAGAAGCAG AAAGGAGTGCTTCTTTTCCTCCAATGGGCTATGATGCAAGGTGTTGCGATGCTTCTGCAAAATAGATATCAACGCCAAAGATTATACACTCGCATTGCACTTGGAAAG GCTAAAAGGATGGACGTTGTATGGGGAGAAACAGCTGGAGTAGATGGGCAATTGTTGCTATTATTTCCTATTTTGTTCACTTTACAG GGCTTTGAAGCATATGTGGGACTGCAGTTGCTTAGGACAGTATTTATGGGGGTAGTCGCTGAATGGCAG GTATTGGTTTGTGGCATTCTTCTGGTTGTGATGGCCATTGGAAACTTCATAAATACAGTAGAGACATTAATGGTGAAGTCAAGGTTTAAGGCTAAGATGAAGAGAAGTAAAAGCAGAGCAGAACTCGACTAA
- the LOC104743748 gene encoding uncharacterized protein LOC104743748, producing the protein MEEMGTGKKRQQQESMIGEYEKIEESHNYNXFFSRLLGHFCRKKTKFMKTLXIAFQSPANRGGNGHTEPPFLTMVQ; encoded by the exons ATGGAGGAAATGGGTACAGGTAAGAAAAGA CAGCAACAAGAGTCAATGATAGGTGAGTATGAAAAGATTGAAGAGTCTCACAATTATAACNCTTTTTTTTCCAGACTCTTAGGTCACTTTTGccgcaagaaaacaaaatttatgaaa acTCTCANAATTGCGTTTCAGAGCCCTGCAAACAGAGGAGGCAATGGCCACACCGAGCCACCTTTCTTGACAATggttcagtaa